The Blochmannia endosymbiont of Colobopsis nipponica genome has a segment encoding these proteins:
- the dut gene encoding dUTP diphosphatase — MKKINIKILNKQIKKTVTLPSYATLGSAGLDLHACLKKPLVMTPNKTHLISSGLAIHIDDVKLAAIILPRSGLGHQHGIVLGNLIGLIDSDYQGPIMISLWNRSTKKYVIRPGERIAQLLFLHIRQIRFNIVKNFKKNKRGKGNFGHSGRF, encoded by the coding sequence ATGAAAAAAATAAATATAAAAATATTAAATAAACAAATAAAGAAAACAGTCACATTACCTAGTTATGCCACACTAGGATCTGCTGGTTTGGACTTGCATGCTTGTCTAAAAAAACCACTTGTAATGACTCCTAATAAAACACACCTTATTTCAAGCGGATTAGCAATTCACATCGACGATGTAAAATTAGCTGCAATAATACTACCAAGATCAGGGTTAGGACATCAACATGGTATTGTTTTAGGGAATTTAATAGGATTGATTGATTCTGACTATCAAGGGCCTATCATGATATCTTTGTGGAATAGAAGTACAAAAAAATACGTAATACGTCCAGGAGAAAGAATTGCACAACTACTTTTTTTACATATTAGACAAATAAGATTCAACATAGTAAAAAATTTTAAAAAAAACAAACGAGGAAAAGGAAATTTCGGACACTCTGGAAGATTCTAG
- the coaBC gene encoding bifunctional phosphopantothenoylcysteine decarboxylase/phosphopantothenate--cysteine ligase CoaBC: MTELEGKNIILGVSGSIAAYKAPELIRRLRKKGAYVRVIMTSTAKSFITPLSLKVVSSYPVISNLFNVTSNTGMDHIKLAKWADLILLAPATANLLAHLAAGFATDIISTLCLATKAPIAVVPAMNQQMYKAAATQHNLNILKKRGILLWGPDTGNQACNDNGYGRMCEPLKIVDLTYHYFKRKISLNRLNIMITAGPTREALDPIRFLSNHSSGKMGFSIARVAASKGAKVTLISGPVHLDTPSGVKRINVTSALEMQEAVMKKIHNQQIFIGCAAVVDYRINEPSIKKIKKHSNHIIINMIKNPDIIANVGALTKNRPYVVGFAAETNDIEKNAQIKRINKHLDLICANDISLVGQGFNSDHNSLYLFWHNGKTKLPLNNKTLLAQQLLKKILLCYNEKNKYKNIK, translated from the coding sequence ATGACAGAATTGGAAGGTAAAAATATTATTTTAGGAGTAAGCGGAAGTATCGCTGCTTATAAAGCTCCAGAATTAATTCGTCGCTTACGAAAAAAAGGAGCATATGTACGCGTCATAATGACGTCTACCGCTAAATCATTTATTACCCCATTAAGTCTAAAAGTAGTTTCATCTTATCCAGTAATCAGTAATTTATTTAACGTTACGTCAAACACCGGCATGGACCATATAAAATTAGCAAAATGGGCCGACTTAATTTTACTTGCACCAGCTACTGCAAATTTATTAGCCCACCTTGCAGCAGGATTTGCGACAGATATAATTAGTACTTTATGTTTAGCAACTAAAGCTCCTATTGCGGTTGTACCAGCAATGAATCAACAAATGTATAAAGCCGCAGCCACTCAACATAATCTTAATATACTTAAAAAACGTGGAATATTGCTATGGGGTCCAGATACAGGAAATCAAGCTTGCAATGATAATGGTTACGGTCGTATGTGTGAACCATTAAAAATTGTTGACTTAACATACCATTATTTTAAAAGAAAAATTTCGTTAAATCGCCTTAATATAATGATTACTGCTGGGCCTACACGTGAAGCTTTAGATCCAATACGTTTCTTATCTAACCATAGCTCCGGAAAAATGGGATTTTCCATAGCTCGAGTTGCTGCCTCAAAAGGAGCAAAAGTAACTTTAATTTCAGGACCTGTACATTTAGATACCCCTTCAGGAGTAAAGCGTATAAATGTTACAAGTGCATTAGAAATGCAAGAAGCTGTAATGAAAAAAATACATAATCAGCAAATTTTTATAGGATGTGCAGCAGTAGTAGATTATCGTATTAATGAACCTTCAATAAAAAAAATAAAAAAACATAGTAACCACATAATAATTAATATGATTAAAAATCCTGATATCATCGCAAATGTTGGAGCATTAACAAAAAATAGACCATATGTTGTAGGCTTTGCCGCTGAAACTAATGATATAGAAAAAAATGCACAAATTAAACGAATAAACAAACATTTAGACTTAATATGCGCTAACGATATTTCACTTGTCGGTCAGGGATTTAATAGTGACCATAACTCATTATATTTATTTTGGCATAATGGAAAAACAAAACTACCATTAAATAACAAAACCTTACTTGCTCAACAACTTTTGAAAAAAATATTATTATGTTACAATGAAAAAAATAAATATAAAAATATTAAATAA
- the rpmB gene encoding 50S ribosomal protein L28, with protein sequence MSRICQITGKISMSGNRRSHAMNATKRRFLPNLHFHRFWIDEEKRFIILRVSAKGIRIIDKKGIKKFLNNLQIRRFTRCKKEWS encoded by the coding sequence ATGTCCAGGATTTGTCAAATTACTGGTAAAATTTCGATGAGTGGGAATAGGCGTTCTCATGCAATGAATGCAACTAAACGTCGTTTTTTACCGAATTTGCATTTTCATCGTTTTTGGATAGATGAAGAGAAACGTTTTATAATTTTGCGTGTATCTGCTAAAGGTATACGTATAATAGATAAGAAAGGAATTAAGAAATTTTTAAATAATTTGCAAATTCGTAGATTTACACGTTGTAAGAAGGAATGGTCATGA
- the rpmG gene encoding 50S ribosomal protein L33 produces MSKRNRENIQLFSSADTGHFYSSTKNKRKKLEKIELRKFDPVIRKHVLYKERKSK; encoded by the coding sequence ATGAGCAAGAGAAACCGAGAGAATATTCAGTTGTTTTCTTCTGCCGATACAGGGCACTTTTATAGTAGCACTAAAAATAAACGGAAAAAATTGGAAAAGATAGAATTAAGAAAATTTGATCCTGTGATACGTAAACATGTTTTGTACAAAGAAAGAAAGTCAAAGTGA
- the mutM gene encoding bifunctional DNA-formamidopyrimidine glycosylase/DNA-(apurinic or apyrimidinic site) lyase, with translation MPELPEIEVTCRAIVPLMIRRVILNTRVYNVNLRYLLSDKIISLTNEYVIDVQRRAKFLLFQLYTGWIVGHFGISGYLKVLRYQQNPTKHCHLDFVMDNGYIIRYVDIRKFGFWIWKDDSYVKSLSASLGIEPFDKEFSGSWLFEKSRNRHRLIKLWLMDSKVIAGIGNIYANESLFISGILPDRLASSLSKQEAFLLVKNIKQVLSDSIRCGGTTIRNFFQPDGKSGLFVEKIQVYGRKNKPCLICGNLIEFKILGGRSTFFCLQCQS, from the coding sequence TTGCCCGAATTACCGGAGATAGAAGTTACTTGTAGAGCTATTGTCCCTTTGATGATTCGTCGTGTTATTTTGAATACGAGAGTGTATAATGTAAATTTACGCTATTTGTTATCAGATAAGATTATTAGTTTGACTAATGAATATGTAATTGACGTTCAACGTAGAGCGAAATTTTTGTTATTTCAGTTGTATACGGGTTGGATAGTTGGTCATTTTGGTATATCTGGATATTTAAAAGTGTTGAGATATCAACAGAATCCAACTAAACATTGTCATTTGGATTTTGTTATGGATAATGGTTATATCATTCGTTATGTAGATATAAGAAAATTTGGATTTTGGATTTGGAAAGATGATTCGTATGTTAAAAGTCTATCAGCATCTCTTGGAATTGAACCTTTTGATAAAGAGTTTAGTGGTTCTTGGTTGTTTGAGAAGTCTCGTAATAGGCATAGATTAATTAAGTTATGGTTAATGGATTCTAAAGTAATAGCTGGTATTGGTAATATTTATGCTAATGAATCGTTGTTCATTTCTGGTATTTTACCTGATAGATTAGCTTCATCTTTAAGTAAGCAGGAGGCGTTCTTGTTAGTTAAGAATATAAAGCAGGTGTTATCCGATTCTATTAGATGTGGAGGAACAACAATCCGAAATTTTTTTCAGCCTGATGGTAAGTCTGGTTTATTTGTAGAAAAAATACAGGTATATGGACGAAAAAATAAGCCTTGTTTGATTTGTGGTAATTTAATAGAATTTAAGATTCTTGGTGGTCGTAGTACTTTTTTTTGTTTACAATGTCAATCGTGA
- the coaD gene encoding pantetheine-phosphate adenylyltransferase has product MIKAIYPGTFDPLTNGHLDLLTRTEKIFDLVILAITNNPQKKTLFNINERVTMATQATKHLTKVSISSVDGLIVNFAKEKKINILIRGLRTIADFELEIQLARINRHLNPEIESIFMLTNERYSYLSSSIIKELATHGCNLNNFLPKYIATAVIEKIKTTKYTSKNKHNKIIYPKTNHD; this is encoded by the coding sequence ATGATCAAAGCTATTTACCCAGGAACCTTCGATCCATTAACTAATGGACATTTAGATCTATTAACTAGAACAGAAAAAATATTTGATTTGGTAATTTTAGCAATCACTAATAACCCTCAAAAAAAAACACTTTTCAATATTAATGAAAGAGTTACAATGGCAACTCAAGCTACTAAGCATTTAACTAAAGTTTCGATATCAAGTGTTGATGGTTTAATTGTAAACTTTGCAAAAGAAAAAAAAATCAATATCTTAATAAGAGGATTACGAACGATAGCTGACTTCGAACTCGAAATACAACTTGCAAGAATCAATCGTCACTTGAACCCTGAAATAGAAAGCATCTTTATGTTAACTAATGAGAGGTACTCTTACCTTTCTTCATCTATAATAAAAGAACTAGCAACTCATGGATGTAATCTAAACAATTTTCTACCTAAATACATAGCCACAGCAGTAATTGAAAAAATTAAGACAACAAAATACACGTCAAAAAATAAACATAACAAAATAATATACCCAAAAACAAATCACGATTGA
- the waaA gene encoding lipid IV(A) 3-deoxy-D-manno-octulosonic acid transferase — MIYNILIYLIQPFIWIKLLWNSIRIPAYRYNLTERYGFYKQNFRNRGIILHSVSIGEIFAAAPLVHSLQKLYPDIPITITTMTPTGIRQAKLIFGNKVSYSYLPYDLPGATNRFIKHTNPMLVIIMETEIWPNLINSLYYKNIPCIIANARLSIKSFIGYKKIRKFFKSVILNITLVAAQNQKDGLRFMELGLKKNKLAITGNLKFEIHLNKNLIQQSQKLREQWNNKRPIWIAASTHYGEEKILLNAHKMLLKIFPNLLMILTPRHPERFTEVKKITAKAKFKFLSRSSGKNPSNTTQVIINDTMGELMLLYGIADLAFIGGSLVKHGGHNPLEAAAHSIPIIMGPHILNFQDICIKLTKKHGLITINNVTTLTTEIHKILKNKKHRLKLGFNANKFLNKNKGSLKKLLHLLKPYLTKNQ, encoded by the coding sequence ATGATTTACAACATATTAATTTACTTAATTCAGCCTTTCATTTGGATAAAACTGTTATGGAACAGTATACGTATACCTGCTTATCGATACAACTTGACTGAACGCTATGGATTTTATAAACAAAATTTCAGAAACAGAGGTATTATATTACATTCCGTATCGATAGGTGAAATATTTGCAGCTGCACCATTAGTGCATTCATTGCAAAAACTATACCCAGATATTCCTATAACTATAACCACAATGACACCAACCGGGATAAGACAAGCAAAATTGATATTCGGTAACAAAGTAAGTTACAGCTACTTACCATATGATCTACCTGGAGCAACAAACAGGTTTATAAAGCACACTAATCCCATGTTGGTAATAATCATGGAAACAGAAATATGGCCTAATCTAATTAATTCATTATATTATAAAAATATACCATGTATAATAGCTAATGCGCGCTTATCTATTAAATCATTCATAGGTTATAAAAAAATCAGAAAATTTTTTAAATCAGTTATACTAAATATTACTTTAGTAGCTGCACAAAATCAAAAAGATGGATTAAGATTCATGGAATTAGGATTAAAAAAAAATAAACTTGCAATTACCGGTAATTTAAAATTTGAAATACATCTTAATAAAAATTTAATACAACAATCACAAAAATTACGTGAACAATGGAATAATAAACGTCCAATATGGATAGCTGCCAGCACTCATTATGGAGAAGAAAAAATACTTCTCAATGCACATAAAATGCTATTAAAAATATTTCCTAACTTACTAATGATTTTAACTCCAAGACATCCTGAACGTTTCACAGAAGTAAAAAAAATTACCGCAAAAGCCAAATTCAAATTTTTGTCACGAAGTAGCGGCAAAAATCCATCAAATACTACTCAAGTAATCATAAATGACACTATGGGAGAACTTATGTTATTATATGGAATAGCAGATTTAGCTTTTATTGGTGGAAGCTTGGTAAAACATGGAGGTCATAATCCATTAGAAGCAGCAGCTCACAGCATTCCAATTATAATGGGGCCACATATTTTAAATTTTCAAGATATCTGTATTAAACTCACTAAAAAACATGGATTAATAACAATTAATAATGTAACTACATTAACAACTGAAATTCACAAAATATTAAAAAATAAAAAACATAGATTAAAACTTGGATTTAATGCAAATAAATTTCTAAATAAAAACAAAGGTTCATTAAAAAAATTACTACATTTATTAAAACCATACCTAACAAAAAATCAGTAA
- the waaC gene encoding lipopolysaccharide heptosyltransferase I, with protein MKVLIIKTSSMGDIIHTLPALTDAQNKLKRIYFDWVIEENFAEIPTWHPGVNKILPINIRSLLKNWTNLFYWKKYKKFINKIQKKNYNLIIDAQGLIKNAILITNFAKGEKHGMNYSSIREPIASIFYHKKHEIAKNQHAVERIRQLFAKTLQYPLSPERGNYNIINYFKNKQKVNPYLLFIHTTSKKEKEWPKIHWKKLIKIANNENYCIKLICWTKKEFLCTQHLIKKSEKIKILTKLTLTQTAKQIINSIAVISIDTGLSHLTTALNKPNLTLYGPTNPSLIGTYGNNQKKILSKTKKMKDIEPIYVWKKFKQLLQ; from the coding sequence ATGAAAGTTCTAATAATAAAAACTTCTTCGATGGGAGACATTATTCATACATTACCTGCATTAACTGATGCACAAAACAAACTAAAAAGAATATACTTTGATTGGGTAATTGAAGAAAACTTCGCAGAAATACCAACTTGGCATCCGGGAGTAAATAAAATTTTACCAATAAATATAAGGTCATTATTAAAAAACTGGACAAATCTTTTTTACTGGAAAAAATATAAAAAATTTATAAATAAAATACAAAAAAAAAACTATAATTTAATAATTGACGCACAAGGATTAATAAAAAATGCAATACTAATAACCAATTTTGCAAAAGGAGAAAAACATGGAATGAATTATTCAAGTATACGAGAACCTATTGCCAGTATTTTCTATCATAAAAAACATGAAATTGCTAAAAATCAACATGCTGTAGAAAGGATACGTCAGTTATTTGCCAAAACTCTACAATATCCACTATCTCCTGAAAGAGGAAACTACAACATTATAAATTATTTCAAAAATAAACAAAAAGTAAACCCCTATCTCTTATTTATACATACAACTAGCAAAAAAGAAAAAGAATGGCCAAAGATACATTGGAAAAAATTAATAAAAATAGCTAATAATGAAAACTATTGCATCAAGTTAATATGCTGGACAAAAAAAGAATTTTTATGCACTCAACATTTAATTAAAAAATCAGAAAAAATAAAAATACTAACAAAATTAACACTTACACAAACAGCTAAACAAATCATTAACTCTATTGCTGTAATATCAATAGACACTGGTTTAAGTCATCTAACTACTGCACTTAATAAACCTAACTTAACACTTTATGGACCTACTAATCCTAGTCTAATAGGGACCTATGGAAATAATCAAAAAAAAATACTTTCTAAAACAAAAAAAATGAAAGATATAGAACCAATATATGTATGGAAAAAATTTAAACAATTATTACAATAA
- the waaF gene encoding lipopolysaccharide heptosyltransferase II: MNNYDKILIIGPSWLGDSVISQTIINILKKKQKTKIDIVTPKYCRELYCQIPEVNKIIINPLQHGTIKLNKIYQFSKMLRKEQYEQAIILPNSFKAALIPVFAKIPLRTGWRGEMRYGILNDLRILDKKKFPLIIQRYAALAFEKHLMKNFNDLPSPLPLPKISIQKKKIKRTLQKFKINNKRPLIGMCPGYGSNSAKCWPYYYYASLTSKLIEYGYQIAIFGSIKNKQIGLYITHEINIKNKSHYHNLVGATSLNETINLIANCEAIVSNDSGLMHVASALNCPTIILSGLSTPHIISTPPLSQSAYIMQSTIKNTQQKINYQQNLIEIKPIKVLNTLHNLLSKIKEKK, encoded by the coding sequence ATGAACAATTACGACAAAATTTTAATAATCGGACCATCATGGTTAGGTGATTCCGTAATATCCCAAACTATAATCAACATTCTTAAAAAAAAACAAAAAACGAAAATAGACATAGTAACCCCAAAATATTGTAGAGAATTATATTGTCAAATACCTGAAGTAAATAAAATTATAATTAATCCACTACAACACGGTACTATAAAGTTAAATAAAATCTATCAATTCAGTAAAATGTTAAGAAAAGAGCAATATGAACAAGCAATAATACTACCGAATTCATTTAAAGCAGCGTTAATTCCAGTATTCGCAAAAATACCATTACGCACAGGATGGCGGGGAGAAATGCGTTATGGTATTCTTAACGACCTTAGAATACTAGATAAAAAAAAGTTCCCCTTAATAATACAAAGATATGCCGCACTGGCTTTTGAAAAACACCTTATGAAAAATTTCAATGATTTACCAAGTCCTCTACCGTTACCAAAAATATCAATACAAAAGAAAAAAATAAAAAGAACATTACAAAAATTTAAAATTAATAATAAAAGGCCATTAATAGGAATGTGCCCTGGATATGGATCTAATTCAGCTAAATGTTGGCCATATTATTATTATGCATCATTAACATCAAAACTTATAGAATACGGCTATCAAATAGCAATATTTGGTTCGATAAAAAATAAACAGATTGGATTATATATAACTCATGAAATTAACATAAAAAACAAAAGCCATTACCATAACTTAGTAGGGGCGACTTCATTAAATGAAACAATAAATTTAATTGCAAATTGTGAGGCAATCGTAAGTAATGACTCTGGTTTAATGCACGTAGCTAGCGCATTAAACTGTCCTACGATAATATTATCTGGATTAAGTACTCCTCATATCATATCTACCCCCCCTCTATCACAATCTGCATATATCATGCAATCCACAATAAAAAATACTCAACAAAAAATAAATTATCAGCAAAACCTAATTGAGATTAAACCTATTAAAGTATTAAACACACTACATAACTTACTTTCAAAAATTAAAGAAAAAAAATGA
- the rfaD gene encoding ADP-glyceromanno-heptose 6-epimerase — protein MIIVTGGAGFIGSNLIKKLNKMQYKNILIVDNLKNNEKYNNIKDLDFIDYMDKTNFIKNIVKNKISYNIDNKHEFNKNIEAVFHQGACSSTTVCNHQYIIKNNYQFSKILLNFCTKNKIPFIYASSAAVYGKFPKKFIEHRKYEQPCNIYGFSKFFFDQYVRFIIPQVKSQICGLRYFNVYGPRESHKKKMASVIFQLSKQIKNNEKPKLFIGSKNFQRDFIHVDDIVKINIWAWENKASGIFNCGTGTPKSFQSIADIVLNFYKKNDITYIDVPNLINKQYQTFTKADITKIRFAGYKKTFKQIDMGIIEYLKWLDKN, from the coding sequence ATAATTATCGTAACTGGAGGCGCTGGATTTATTGGCAGCAATCTTATTAAGAAATTAAATAAAATGCAATACAAAAATATATTAATAGTTGATAACTTAAAAAATAATGAAAAATATAACAATATTAAAGATCTAGATTTTATAGATTACATGGATAAAACAAATTTTATTAAAAACATTGTCAAAAATAAAATTAGTTATAATATCGATAATAAACACGAGTTTAACAAAAATATTGAAGCTGTATTCCATCAGGGAGCTTGCTCATCTACTACTGTTTGTAATCATCAATATATAATAAAAAACAATTATCAATTTTCTAAAATATTACTAAATTTCTGCACAAAAAACAAAATCCCATTTATATATGCTTCTTCTGCTGCAGTGTATGGGAAATTTCCAAAAAAATTTATTGAGCATAGAAAATACGAGCAACCATGTAATATATATGGTTTTTCTAAATTTTTTTTTGACCAATACGTGCGCTTTATCATTCCTCAAGTCAAATCACAAATTTGCGGATTACGTTATTTTAATGTTTATGGACCTCGAGAATCTCATAAAAAAAAAATGGCTAGCGTAATCTTTCAATTAAGTAAACAAATCAAAAATAACGAAAAACCTAAATTATTTATAGGAAGCAAAAATTTCCAAAGAGATTTTATTCATGTAGATGACATAGTAAAAATAAACATTTGGGCGTGGGAAAATAAAGCATCAGGAATTTTCAACTGTGGAACTGGTACCCCAAAATCTTTTCAATCAATTGCTGATATCGTATTAAATTTTTATAAAAAAAACGATATAACATATATTGATGTACCAAACTTAATAAACAAACAATATCAAACATTCACAAAAGCAGACATAACAAAAATACGATTTGCAGGATATAAAAAAACATTTAAACAAATTGATATGGGTATAATAGAATATCTAAAATGGTTGGACAAAAACTAA